In the genome of Deinococcus humi, the window TCGCCACTCAGAATAATAAATTGCCCTCTGGCCCAGGCTGCTTCAAGCGCCGCCCAGGCAGCGCTGCGTCCCGCCAGAACGGTGGGGTGCCGGAGGGCCAGGGGAAGTTGAGGAGGCTGGGGAATCACCGTCAGTTCCACCTGGCCCTGCTCAATTTCCTTGGCAAGGTGCTGGGTTTCAGGCATCGGCTCAACGCCGAGTTCCTGCTCAAGAAGTTCGCGACAACGCTGATACGCCGAGAGCGCTGCGGCGCGGTCATTGTTGAGGTAGTACAGCCGCATCAAACGGCGGTGGTGGTCTTCGGACAGTTGATTGAGCGTCAGGAGGGCCTGGGCTGTAGCGATTGCCGCAGCCCAGCTTCCCTCGGCCTCCTGCTGTTGCGCCAGATTTAACAGCGAGGCCGCGCGGCGGGTGTCCAGCTGTTCGCGTTGCGCCGCCAACCAGTCGGCAAAATCAGGCATGTCGTCGAACTCCACCCCTTCGAGGAGGGTGGTCCGGGACAGGTCGCCCTGGGGTTCAAGGTGGGCTGCCGACGTGAAATCAACCTGCACGTCCGGATGAAGGTGAACGGTCTGCTCGGCAAGAATTAAATCGGCACCGAGCATACGGTTCATCCGACGGATGAGCTGGACGAGGTTGTTGCGGGCCGAGCCTTCCAGGGTCTCAGGCCAGAGCAGCCCGGCAAGCCTTGAACGCGTTGTCGGTCCCTCAAGCGCGAGGTAGGCCAGGGCCGCCAGGGGCTTTCGGTCGCAGCGGAGTTCGACGCCATCAGGATTGATCAGACGGGGCCGTCCCAACATGAAGAATGTCCAGTGCCGCGCATGGGCCATGCCGGTCAGCTTAGCAAGACAGACCTGGCAGATTGGTCGTCCTGCTCTGGTTTGAAGCGCCTGGCTCCGCTCTTTCTTATCATCCGTCAGGGTTCAATCGGGCCATGGAATGTGACCCTTGTCAGACGTGGCTTTGGACCACCATCCTGCCGCTACTGGAACCACGGCGCCCTGCAAGGTGAAGTGCACCAACCAGTTCTCAGATACGACGTGTGCACGGCCTGAAGACACTGTCACCGGGTTGTCATCGTTCGCCGGCTACTGTCAGCAGGCTCGATCTGAGCTCACAGGAGGCCGCTATGCGCTTGTCCAAGCCCACATTCGCCCGACTTCACAGCTGCCGTCGCCCAGGAATCCTTCCGACTGCCTTGTTGGCCAGCGTTTTGCTCATGTCATGCAATGATGGCTCCTTCCACACGCCTCCAGTTCCTGTGCCCATCACCCATTCTCTGATCAGCACTGAACAACGTCTGTTCGCGGTGAACCTGAGTGCGGTCAATGACGTGGTGCTGCTTCCCTCACCCGTGCCCAGAACCAGCTTTGTTGACATGGCCAGGGACGGAGACTCGGGGCCCGTCTACGGCATCACCAACTCGTCGCTTCACGCTCTGAATGTGTCTACTGGTGCCGAGGCCTGGGTTGGGTCGTCGGGTGTCCATGATCTGACTGCCCTGGCATTTGACCGATCTGGACGACTGTTCGCGGGAAGTGCCAGCGGACACCTGTACCAACTTGATATGAACACCGGAGCAGCGTCTCCGGTGCCCTTGACTTCAAGACTGGGTGCCGTTAGTGGCGATCTGGCTGCGGCGCCTGACGGGACACTCTACGGGACGATCACGGCCCCTGGTTCAGATGTGCTGGTGAGCATCCATGTCGATTCAGGTGTGGTGACCACCCTAGGACCGACCGGGTATACGCAGGTCTACGGCCTGACCTTTCGCGGGGAAATCCTTTACGGCATCACGAGTGGGGGAGAGCTGCTCACGCTGGATCGGCACACAGGCGAAGCGCAGCAGGTGGGGGACACGGGCCTCAGGGCCGTTACAGGAATGGAATAAGACAGGGCCTGGCTTCGGGCTGATCCTTGGCCCTGAACGGACTGTGCTGTGCCTCGCGTTTAAGCTCCCGGGCATGATTGTGTGAACTGCTGGGCCATGCGGGGGCCGTATTCGACGTTGTGTGGGTGCTCAGCATCCATGACCGATCTCAGGCCAGAGAGGAGGATTCACGCTATGTCTGCCCAGAACCGTGTTCGCATTTATGATGTCCAGCTTCTGTCGAATGACTGGTACGTGCTCAAGAAGACGACCTTTGACTACCTGCGCAGCGACGGAACCTGGCAGCGACAGAGCCGGGAAACCTACGACCGGGGCAACGGCGCGGTTATTCTTCTCTATCACCTGTTGAACAGAACGGTCATCCTGACCCGGCAATTCCGTTTCCCGGCCTTCGTCAATGGACATGCTGGCTTTCTGCTGGAAGCCCCTGCCGGGCTGCTCGACGCGGCAGACCCGGAAGAGCGCATCCGCGCCGAAGTCGAGGAGGAGACTGGCTACCGGGTCAGGCAGGTTCAGAAAATTTTCGAGGCGTACATGAGTCCAGGCTCGGTCACGGAAAAGCTCTACTTTTTTGTTGCAGAGTATGACCCGGGCATCAGGATGAGCAATGGGGGAGGTTTGGCTTCCGAAGGGGAGGACATCGAGGTGCTTGAGATACCGATTGACGTCGCCCTGCACATGATCGAGAGCGGCGAGATCATGGATGGAAAGACCATCATGCTGTTGCAGTATGCACAGCTTCATCTCTTCTGCGTGGGAGCCTGCTAATCCGCGTATTGATTTGGGACATGAACCGCGCAGACACGCCCCTTCCGTCGAGACCTCTAATGGGGCGCTGACGACTTTACGTCCGGATCAACAACCAGCGCGGATAGCGTCGGATAGGACGGTCATTGAACACTGGGGTGCCGTCTGGCAGCGCCGAGGAATGGACGAATTTGCCGCCGGCTCCTCACCCTTTGCGCGGGCTGGCGGCTGGGTTCAGCGGTTCCCTGTACTGTGCGAACATTCAATTTCACGACACGGTCATCTGACAGCGCGCCAGGTGTTGGCCCAGCGGCACGGTGACTTGCAGCCAGGGGCCGCTCAGTGCCCCGGCGTCTCCCTGTTCCACATCAATCTGCAGGCCGGTTGGAAAATGCAGAAGTGGTCCGGGCGAAGGCAGGGGGCGCCCCAGACGGCCGCGCAGCACATCAGTCAGCACTGGCACCTCCTGGCCCAGGCAGGC includes:
- a CDS encoding NUDIX domain-containing protein, producing the protein MSAQNRVRIYDVQLLSNDWYVLKKTTFDYLRSDGTWQRQSRETYDRGNGAVILLYHLLNRTVILTRQFRFPAFVNGHAGFLLEAPAGLLDAADPEERIRAEVEEETGYRVRQVQKIFEAYMSPGSVTEKLYFFVAEYDPGIRMSNGGGLASEGEDIEVLEIPIDVALHMIESGEIMDGKTIMLLQYAQLHLFCVGAC